The following proteins come from a genomic window of Aquimarina sp. MAR_2010_214:
- a CDS encoding outer membrane protein assembly factor BamD: MKRLLYLLICVLFLGSCSEYQKVLRGEDLVAKYKAAEDLYKAGKYKKALKLFEQIVPQYRGKPQAERIMFYYADTYYQLEDYYLAGYQFERFAKSYPKSEKREEAYYKGAKSYYDLSPRYSLDQEDTDKALEKLQSYINAYPESENLKEANKLVTELRDKKERKAYEVAKQYHHRENYKVAISAFDNYLIDHPGSPYREKVLYYKLESEYLLAIGSYESLVRERLETAQGYYNSYKKYYKTEGEYLEKAEELGEDIKTRLEEYK; this comes from the coding sequence ATGAAGAGATTATTGTATTTACTTATTTGTGTATTATTTTTAGGATCTTGTAGTGAATACCAAAAAGTACTTAGAGGTGAAGATTTAGTTGCTAAATATAAAGCGGCAGAGGACCTGTATAAAGCAGGAAAGTATAAAAAGGCCTTGAAGCTTTTTGAACAGATTGTACCTCAATATAGAGGTAAGCCACAGGCAGAAAGAATAATGTTTTATTATGCTGATACATATTATCAGTTAGAAGATTATTATCTAGCAGGATATCAATTTGAAAGATTTGCTAAATCTTATCCCAAAAGTGAAAAAAGGGAAGAAGCATATTATAAAGGAGCTAAAAGCTATTATGACTTATCTCCAAGATATAGTTTAGATCAAGAAGATACAGATAAAGCACTCGAAAAACTTCAGTCTTATATTAATGCATATCCAGAAAGTGAGAATTTAAAAGAAGCAAATAAGTTAGTTACAGAGCTTAGAGATAAAAAAGAAAGGAAGGCATATGAAGTGGCTAAACAATATCATCATAGAGAGAATTATAAAGTAGCTATTTCAGCTTTTGATAACTACCTTATAGATCATCCTGGATCTCCTTATAGAGAAAAAGTACTATATTACAAATTGGAGTCAGAATACCTTTTGGCTATTGGTAGTTATGAAAGTTTGGTGAGAGAACGTTTAGAAACTGCTCAAGGATATTATAATAGTTATAAAAAATATTATAAGACAGAAGGGGAGTATTTGGAAAAAGCAGAAGAATTAGGAGAAGATATAAAGACAAGATTAGAAGAATATAAATAG
- a CDS encoding ion channel, whose translation MARKIKDPGIGKSSNKHAKRFINPDGSFNIKHINRPSSLSESYNYLISITWTKFFLWVVLGYTLVNSLFAVIYTFLGISNITEPTGDLFRDFLNAFFFSAQTITTVGYGAMAPKGLVFGIISSFEALIGLLSFSFITGLLYGRFSRPRANIRFSNSMIFREHNGVDCIMFRLMSRSANVMIRPKIEATLSLSQESKGKKYVNNFYNLKLERNSITYLPTTWTIVHPIDESSPLKEFSKEQLQKLSGEVLILASYYDESFAQEVHQVHSYVLKNLKQDQNFIPAFYYDDEGYTVLDHNNLDKTLPRSST comes from the coding sequence ATGGCAAGAAAAATAAAAGACCCTGGTATAGGTAAATCCTCTAATAAACATGCTAAGCGATTTATTAATCCAGATGGATCTTTTAATATAAAACACATCAATAGGCCGAGTTCTTTATCTGAGAGCTATAATTATCTAATTAGTATTACCTGGACCAAATTCTTCTTATGGGTAGTATTGGGGTATACTCTGGTTAATTCGTTATTTGCCGTTATTTATACATTTTTGGGGATATCAAATATAACAGAACCTACAGGGGATCTTTTTAGAGATTTTCTTAATGCCTTCTTTTTTTCGGCTCAGACTATTACAACTGTGGGGTATGGAGCAATGGCGCCAAAAGGGCTTGTTTTTGGTATTATTTCTTCTTTTGAAGCACTCATAGGATTGTTAAGCTTTTCATTTATCACAGGGTTGTTATATGGTAGGTTTTCTAGACCAAGAGCAAATATTCGATTTAGCAACAGTATGATATTTAGAGAACATAATGGAGTAGATTGTATTATGTTTAGACTAATGAGTAGAAGTGCTAACGTGATGATTCGACCTAAAATTGAAGCTACACTCTCTTTGTCTCAGGAGAGTAAAGGTAAAAAGTATGTCAATAATTTTTATAATCTAAAACTAGAAAGAAATTCGATTACATATCTGCCTACGACATGGACTATTGTACATCCTATAGATGAATCGAGTCCGCTAAAAGAGTTTAGTAAAGAACAATTGCAAAAATTAAGTGGAGAAGTTTTAATATTAGCTAGCTATTATGATGAATCTTTTGCACAAGAAGTTCATCAGGTTCACTCTTATGTGTTAAAGAATTTAAAACAAGATCAAAATTTTATTCCGGCATTTTATTATGATGATGAAGGGTATACAGTTTTGGATCATAATAACCTGGATAAAACCTTACCACGTAGTTCTACTTAG
- the dapA gene encoding 4-hydroxy-tetrahydrodipicolinate synthase produces the protein MSDFLRGTGIALATPFNRDGSIDYDGVTSLVNYCIEGNVEYLVVLGTTAESVALSKEEKKSLTEHIVKINDKRLPLVIGAGGNNTSAVLDEIKEINSSDFDAILSVVPMYNKPSQEGIYRHYKAINDIATLPVVLYNVPSRTATNMTAETTLRLAQLDKIIGIKEAVGDFTQVLQIIKDRPSGFLVISGDDVLALPAVVAGGDGVISVVGQGFPKSFSEMIRLGLSGETKKAFEKLYALLPAIDYAFEEGNPAGIKNILKVKGICEDNLRLPLIPVSEGLAKKIKEFIED, from the coding sequence ATGAGTGACTTTCTAAGAGGAACAGGTATAGCATTAGCTACTCCTTTTAATAGAGATGGATCGATAGATTATGATGGTGTTACATCATTAGTTAATTATTGTATAGAGGGAAACGTAGAATATTTGGTTGTACTAGGAACCACTGCAGAATCAGTTGCACTCTCTAAAGAAGAAAAGAAGAGTTTAACAGAACATATAGTAAAGATAAATGATAAAAGACTCCCTTTGGTGATTGGAGCGGGAGGAAATAACACATCAGCCGTTCTTGATGAAATTAAAGAAATCAATTCGTCTGATTTTGATGCGATTCTTTCTGTTGTTCCCATGTATAATAAACCTAGTCAGGAAGGTATTTATAGACATTATAAAGCTATAAACGACATTGCCACTTTACCAGTTGTATTGTATAATGTTCCGTCTAGAACAGCGACTAATATGACAGCAGAAACAACTTTACGTCTTGCTCAATTAGATAAAATAATTGGGATAAAAGAAGCTGTAGGAGATTTTACTCAGGTCTTGCAGATTATTAAAGACAGGCCTTCAGGTTTTCTTGTGATTTCTGGTGATGATGTATTAGCATTACCAGCTGTGGTTGCAGGAGGAGATGGAGTAATAAGCGTAGTAGGTCAAGGATTTCCAAAGTCATTTTCAGAAATGATACGATTAGGGCTATCAGGAGAAACAAAAAAAGCATTCGAGAAACTGTATGCACTATTGCCAGCTATAGATTATGCTTTTGAAGAAGGGAATCCTGCGGGAATAAAAAATATCCTGAAAGTAAAAGGGATATGTGAAGATAATCTTCGTTTGCCATTAATACCTGTTTCAGAAGGTCTGGCAAAAAAAATAAAAGAATTTATTGAAGATTAA
- a CDS encoding lysoplasmalogenase family protein, which translates to MKIRTLIKMLLFITGGLCVLSTAMNWPDLELYVKPATVPLFFMLYWFNTKRVNIVFLLVLLLCFLGDIFLLTDLQNSFVYVLLSYGACYLLLFYFLYKNHKPIDYDGTDIVYVSVFFVAWSLIVYQIYDAIHIGMGGIKYYGLVYMLILYILFIGAVFHYVNVRSTKSLWFLIAILNFVISDSCFALNRFYVSSIEFEIINSIYQLLAVFFLVQFKISSSTSLKLNKL; encoded by the coding sequence ATGAAAATAAGAACTCTTATTAAAATGTTGTTGTTTATTACGGGTGGGCTTTGTGTGTTAAGTACTGCTATGAACTGGCCTGATCTAGAGCTTTATGTGAAGCCAGCTACCGTGCCTTTGTTTTTTATGTTGTATTGGTTTAATACCAAACGTGTAAATATTGTGTTTTTATTAGTTTTGCTACTTTGTTTTTTAGGAGATATATTTCTATTGACGGACTTGCAGAATAGTTTTGTGTATGTCTTATTAAGTTATGGTGCCTGTTATTTATTATTATTTTACTTTTTATATAAAAATCATAAACCTATAGATTATGATGGTACAGATATCGTTTATGTATCAGTTTTTTTTGTAGCATGGTCTCTTATTGTTTACCAAATTTATGACGCAATACATATAGGAATGGGGGGGATTAAATACTATGGATTAGTGTATATGCTGATATTGTATATCCTCTTTATAGGAGCCGTTTTTCATTATGTAAATGTTAGGTCAACCAAATCATTATGGTTTTTGATCGCAATATTAAATTTTGTTATTAGCGACTCTTGCTTTGCGTTAAACAGATTTTATGTTTCTTCAATCGAATTTGAAATTATTAATTCTATTTACCAATTGTTAGCTGTTTTTTTTCTGGTACAGTTCAAAATATCTAGCTCAACTTCTTTAAAATTAAATAAGTTGTAA
- the ligA gene encoding NAD-dependent DNA ligase LigA, translating into MNTEQHINQLREELRQHNYNYYVLDAAVISDYEFDMKLKTLQELEEKHPEYYDPNSPTLRVGGEVTKNFETIVHEYRMYSLDNSYSKEDLLDWEKRIKKLVDGEVNYTCELKYDGASISLTYENGVLVKAVTRGDGIQGDNVTPNVKTINSVPLKLKDGFPPKFDIRGEIILPHDGFAKMNEERIAIGEDPYANPRNTASGSLKLQDSSETAKRPLDCLLYSIIGNRLGIVTQFESLEKAREWGFKVPVESKLVHSIDEVLDFVAYWDEHRHNLPYETDGVVIKVNDLQQQEELGFTAKAPRWAMAYKFKAEQVFTTLHEITYQVGRTGAITPVANLEPVLLAGTTVKRASLHNADQIAKLDIRVGDTVFVEKGGEIIPKIVAVDFQKRDNNSQPTVYITQCPECHTDLIRKEGEAQHYCPNYQGCPPQIIGRIQHYISRKAMDIDGLGGETVALLVNENLIINYADLYELKKEQVIPLERMAEKSAENLISGIEKSKEIPFERVLFALGIRYVGETVAKKLAKHYKFIDAIIEASEEELVNVDEIGIKIAQSVVEFFASQENRNLISRLKQYGVQLEISAEKLASQTDTLQGQTFVVSGVFEKVSRNELKKLIEDNGGKISSSISSKTSFVVAGANMGPSKLEKAKTLEIPIISEDEFLSKIA; encoded by the coding sequence ATGAATACAGAACAACACATCAATCAATTAAGGGAAGAACTAAGACAGCATAATTACAACTATTACGTACTGGATGCTGCTGTGATCAGTGATTATGAGTTTGATATGAAACTCAAAACACTACAGGAATTAGAAGAAAAACATCCCGAATATTATGATCCCAATTCTCCAACACTTAGGGTTGGCGGTGAGGTAACTAAGAATTTTGAAACGATAGTTCATGAATATCGAATGTATTCTTTGGATAATTCATATTCAAAAGAAGATCTATTGGATTGGGAAAAACGTATTAAAAAGTTGGTTGATGGAGAGGTGAATTATACCTGTGAACTTAAATATGATGGGGCATCGATAAGTCTTACTTATGAAAATGGAGTACTGGTAAAAGCAGTAACTAGAGGAGATGGTATTCAGGGAGATAATGTTACTCCAAATGTGAAAACTATTAATTCTGTACCACTAAAACTGAAAGATGGTTTTCCTCCAAAGTTTGATATACGAGGTGAGATTATTTTGCCACATGATGGTTTTGCAAAAATGAATGAGGAGAGAATAGCGATTGGCGAAGATCCCTATGCGAATCCTCGAAATACGGCCTCTGGTAGTTTGAAATTGCAAGATAGTAGCGAAACGGCTAAGCGACCACTAGATTGTTTGTTGTATAGTATTATTGGAAACAGATTAGGGATTGTTACTCAATTCGAGAGTTTAGAGAAGGCCAGAGAATGGGGGTTTAAAGTCCCGGTGGAATCCAAGCTGGTACATTCGATTGATGAGGTGTTGGATTTTGTAGCATACTGGGATGAGCATCGTCATAATTTGCCTTATGAAACAGATGGTGTGGTGATTAAAGTAAATGACCTTCAACAACAGGAAGAACTTGGTTTTACTGCTAAAGCTCCCAGATGGGCTATGGCATATAAATTTAAAGCTGAACAGGTTTTTACTACCCTTCATGAAATTACATATCAGGTAGGTAGAACAGGTGCAATTACTCCGGTAGCTAACCTTGAACCTGTATTGCTTGCAGGAACTACAGTAAAAAGAGCTTCTTTGCATAATGCTGATCAGATTGCGAAGCTAGATATACGTGTGGGAGATACCGTTTTTGTTGAAAAAGGAGGAGAGATTATACCAAAAATAGTAGCAGTTGATTTTCAAAAAAGAGACAATAATTCGCAACCAACAGTATATATAACTCAATGCCCAGAATGTCATACTGATCTTATTCGTAAAGAAGGAGAAGCTCAGCATTATTGCCCTAATTATCAAGGTTGTCCTCCTCAGATAATTGGTCGAATACAGCATTATATTTCTCGTAAAGCGATGGATATAGATGGGTTAGGAGGAGAAACTGTAGCGCTACTGGTTAATGAAAACCTGATCATAAACTATGCAGATCTTTATGAATTAAAAAAAGAACAGGTTATTCCTTTGGAGAGGATGGCAGAAAAAAGTGCAGAAAACCTTATTTCTGGAATAGAGAAATCTAAAGAAATTCCCTTTGAACGTGTTTTATTTGCATTAGGAATTCGATATGTGGGAGAAACCGTAGCAAAGAAACTTGCTAAGCATTATAAGTTTATTGATGCTATTATCGAAGCTTCAGAAGAAGAACTGGTAAATGTAGATGAGATAGGAATAAAGATAGCTCAAAGTGTAGTTGAGTTTTTTGCTTCCCAAGAAAATAGGAATTTGATTAGCAGGTTAAAACAATATGGTGTTCAGTTAGAAATTTCTGCAGAAAAACTGGCAAGTCAAACAGATACTTTGCAGGGGCAGACATTTGTGGTTTCTGGAGTTTTTGAAAAAGTATCACGGAATGAGCTTAAAAAATTGATTGAAGATAACGGAGGTAAAATCTCTAGTTCTATCTCTTCTAAAACCTCTTTTGTTGTAGCAGGTGCTAATATGGGGCCTAGTAAGTTGGAAAAAGCAAAAACATTAGAGATTCCTATTATTAGCGAAGACGAATTTCTTAGCAAAATAGCATGA
- a CDS encoding TIGR00730 family Rossman fold protein has protein sequence MNNLNSICVFCGSSEGNDTKVIAEAFLLGEKLAQQKITLVYGAAKIGIMGKVAQGVMQQKGKVIGVIPEFLKRKEVVHQGLYELITTVNMHERKMKMQELSDGFITLPGGFGTLEELFEIITWSQLGLHQKPIGLLNTRGFYNDLLALLENMVRRGFLKMDNYELLLVDDDIDRLLEKMRTFKPTQVPKWLKPERT, from the coding sequence ATGAACAATCTGAATTCAATTTGTGTATTTTGTGGAAGCAGTGAAGGAAACGATACTAAGGTTATTGCCGAGGCATTTTTATTAGGAGAAAAACTAGCACAGCAAAAAATTACTTTGGTTTATGGTGCTGCAAAAATTGGAATAATGGGTAAGGTTGCTCAAGGAGTGATGCAGCAAAAAGGAAAAGTAATAGGAGTGATTCCAGAATTTTTAAAACGAAAAGAAGTAGTGCATCAAGGGCTATATGAACTGATTACTACTGTCAATATGCATGAGCGAAAGATGAAAATGCAGGAGCTTAGTGATGGCTTTATTACATTGCCGGGAGGATTCGGAACATTAGAAGAGCTATTTGAGATTATAACATGGTCTCAGTTGGGGCTTCATCAAAAACCAATTGGACTTTTAAATACCAGAGGATTTTACAATGATTTGTTAGCTTTGTTAGAAAACATGGTACGAAGAGGGTTTTTAAAAATGGACAACTACGAGTTGCTCCTTGTTGATGATGATATAGATAGGTTATTAGAGAAAATGAGAACCTTCAAGCCGACACAAGTTCCAAAATGGTTAAAGCCAGAGAGGACATGA
- the prmC gene encoding peptide chain release factor N(5)-glutamine methyltransferase, producing MKIKDLRVDFVNSLSGIYDSEEILSFFYLLSEEILGLKRVDVAMHLDKILSIDEQASFDKARKRLEKQEPVQYIIGETYFYGIPFMVNEHVLIPRPETEELVDWIIGDQKKGKQSKTILDIGTGSGCIAISLAKKIPEAKVYAMDISEQAIQVAKYNAKKNKADITFIKADVLEIEELFQDFDIIVSNPPYVRELEKKEMKSNVLDNEPQQALFVSDSEPLLFYKKITDLASAKLRENGSLYFEINQYLGIETKKMIESKGFKSVEVRKDLYDNERMIKARFN from the coding sequence TTGAAGATAAAAGACCTTAGAGTTGATTTTGTAAATTCTTTATCCGGGATCTATGATTCTGAAGAAATATTGTCCTTTTTTTACCTGCTTTCAGAAGAGATTTTGGGACTTAAGAGAGTGGATGTTGCTATGCATCTGGATAAAATACTTAGTATTGATGAACAAGCGAGTTTTGATAAAGCTAGAAAACGACTCGAAAAACAAGAACCTGTTCAATATATAATTGGTGAAACTTATTTTTATGGAATACCATTTATGGTTAATGAACATGTGCTAATTCCAAGACCAGAAACTGAAGAATTGGTAGATTGGATTATAGGAGATCAAAAAAAAGGCAAACAATCAAAAACAATATTGGATATTGGTACAGGAAGTGGCTGTATTGCTATTTCTTTAGCAAAAAAAATACCCGAAGCCAAAGTGTATGCAATGGATATATCAGAACAAGCTATACAGGTTGCGAAATACAATGCAAAAAAAAATAAAGCGGATATAACATTTATTAAGGCAGATGTTCTGGAGATTGAAGAACTATTTCAAGATTTTGATATCATCGTGTCTAACCCGCCTTATGTGCGTGAGTTGGAGAAAAAAGAAATGAAATCTAATGTGCTTGATAATGAACCGCAACAAGCGTTATTTGTTTCTGATAGTGAACCTCTACTTTTTTATAAGAAGATTACAGATTTGGCCAGTGCAAAGTTAAGAGAAAATGGTAGTTTGTATTTTGAAATTAATCAGTATCTGGGCATAGAAACTAAAAAAATGATTGAAAGTAAAGGATTTAAATCTGTAGAAGTACGTAAAGATTTATATGACAACGAACGTATGATAAAGGCTCGTTTCAATTAA
- a CDS encoding GNAT family N-acetyltransferase, with the protein MSDIKIRAIQPKDNKVLATVIREVLIEMGVPKVGTAYEDKSLDSMYETYDYSRMEYYVVEEEGRIIGGAGIAPLEGKVIDDICELQKMYFLPQARGKGVGYKMINRCLDFAKEQGYAKCYLETMPYMESARKLYKKVGFIPLEEPIGNTGHYSCQAWMIKDL; encoded by the coding sequence ATGAGTGATATAAAAATACGAGCAATACAGCCAAAAGATAATAAAGTACTTGCCACAGTAATACGAGAAGTTTTAATAGAAATGGGAGTGCCTAAGGTGGGTACTGCTTATGAAGATAAGTCTTTAGATAGTATGTATGAAACATATGACTATTCAAGAATGGAATATTATGTAGTCGAAGAAGAAGGGAGAATTATTGGTGGTGCAGGGATTGCCCCTTTAGAAGGAAAAGTTATCGATGATATTTGCGAGTTGCAAAAAATGTATTTCTTACCACAAGCAAGAGGAAAAGGAGTTGGGTATAAGATGATAAATAGATGTCTTGATTTTGCAAAAGAACAAGGGTATGCCAAATGTTACTTGGAAACCATGCCTTATATGGAATCTGCCAGGAAATTATATAAAAAAGTAGGTTTTATTCCTTTGGAAGAGCCGATTGGAAATACCGGACATTATAGTTGTCAGGCATGGATGATAAAAGATCTATAA
- the ribD gene encoding bifunctional diaminohydroxyphosphoribosylaminopyrimidine deaminase/5-amino-6-(5-phosphoribosylamino)uracil reductase RibD has translation MTTHKKYIKRCIQLAKNGLGTTYPNPLVGSVIVHNNKIIGEGWHHQSGKPHAEVNAIASVEDISLLKDATIYVSLEPCSHFGKTPPCSDLIIEKGIRKVVIGTIDTFAKVSGAGIQRLMNAGCDVIVGVLENECLELNKRFFTFHNKKRPYIILKWAETTDGYIAPVSTNKREPVWITNTYSRQIVHKWRAEEQAILVGSKTVIKDNPKLTIRDWTDQHHPIRIVIDRSGKIPKNSAILDQSVKTIVITSEKLKKVNSNTLIYEVVDSQENISEKICEILYKHNIQSVIIEGGSYTIQSFINKNLWDEARVFKGNATFEAGIKAPDHKGNLISEQRIMTDTLKIYQND, from the coding sequence GTGACAACACATAAAAAATATATTAAACGATGTATCCAGCTAGCCAAAAATGGCCTGGGAACAACCTACCCAAATCCTTTGGTAGGGAGTGTTATTGTGCACAATAACAAAATCATAGGAGAAGGATGGCATCATCAATCAGGAAAACCTCATGCCGAAGTAAATGCCATTGCTTCAGTAGAAGATATTTCTCTCTTAAAAGACGCTACAATCTATGTTAGTCTTGAGCCCTGTAGCCATTTTGGAAAAACACCTCCTTGCAGTGACCTTATTATTGAAAAAGGAATAAGAAAGGTCGTTATTGGTACAATAGATACTTTCGCAAAAGTATCGGGCGCTGGAATTCAAAGGTTAATGAATGCTGGTTGTGATGTAATAGTGGGTGTTTTAGAAAATGAGTGTCTTGAATTAAACAAAAGGTTTTTTACTTTTCACAATAAAAAAAGACCATATATCATTCTAAAATGGGCAGAAACTACAGATGGTTATATTGCACCGGTTTCTACCAACAAAAGAGAACCGGTCTGGATTACAAATACATATTCTAGGCAAATTGTACACAAATGGCGCGCAGAAGAACAAGCAATTTTAGTTGGCAGTAAAACCGTTATTAAAGACAACCCCAAACTTACCATAAGAGATTGGACTGATCAACATCATCCTATTAGAATTGTCATTGACAGATCAGGAAAAATACCTAAAAATTCTGCCATACTGGATCAATCAGTAAAGACAATAGTGATTACTTCAGAAAAATTAAAAAAAGTAAACAGCAATACTCTTATTTATGAAGTTGTTGATTCGCAAGAGAATATTAGTGAAAAAATATGTGAAATTCTCTATAAGCATAACATCCAATCAGTCATTATAGAAGGAGGCTCCTATACCATACAATCCTTTATTAACAAAAATCTTTGGGATGAAGCCAGGGTTTTTAAAGGAAATGCTACTTTTGAAGCTGGAATAAAAGCACCTGATCATAAAGGAAATTTAATTTCTGAACAAAGAATTATGACAGACACCCTAAAGATATATCAAAATGATTAA
- a CDS encoding HAD family phosphatase, which yields MIKNIIFDFGDVFINLDKPATERELYNLKNKKLTTELRELNILYEAGKITTKELIENFQKFIPEASEKQLTDAWNALLQDFPKHRLEFIQKLASEQRYKLILLSNNNELHINWIKEHISFFPAFKSCFDAFYLSHEINLRKPEPYIFEFVLEQHQLNPSETLFIDDTKDNTDTAAALGMHTWNNNPVTEDVTDLFTIKSDLF from the coding sequence ATGATTAAAAACATAATTTTTGATTTTGGAGACGTCTTTATCAATTTAGACAAACCCGCAACAGAAAGAGAATTATACAATCTTAAAAACAAAAAGCTCACTACAGAATTACGAGAGCTTAATATCTTATACGAAGCAGGTAAGATTACTACAAAAGAGCTTATAGAAAACTTTCAGAAGTTTATCCCAGAAGCTTCAGAGAAGCAACTTACCGATGCCTGGAATGCTCTTTTACAAGACTTCCCTAAACATCGCCTAGAATTCATTCAAAAACTAGCTTCAGAACAACGTTATAAGTTGATCTTACTTAGTAACAATAACGAATTGCACATTAATTGGATCAAAGAACATATTAGCTTTTTCCCTGCATTCAAATCATGTTTTGATGCTTTTTATCTCTCTCACGAGATCAATTTACGAAAGCCAGAACCTTATATTTTTGAATTTGTTCTAGAACAACATCAATTAAACCCAAGTGAAACACTTTTTATTGATGACACAAAGGACAATACAGATACTGCTGCTGCACTAGGAATGCACACCTGGAATAACAATCCTGTAACCGAAGATGTTACAGATTTATTTACCATAAAATCTGATTTATTTTGA
- a CDS encoding EamA family transporter, protein MIYLVLSVLASTLIFIIFKLFSKYHVDTLQAIVVNYIVACISGIIAYSEPIDLPSVSGKGWFYGAMILGIIFISVFNLMAITTQRNGLSVAAVATKMSLVIPIVFGIIVYQESTGIVKVTGILIALIAVYLTSVKTTEGIPLTKKNLIFPLLVFIGSGIIDTSIKFLETHYVAKNDIPVFSATIFGFAAIVGIITLVFKAITGTLKIASKNIVAGIILGVPNYFSIYFLIQALRHDSMDSSTVFTINNVAILLVSTLAGILFFKEKLILKNWIGITLAIISIILVASSI, encoded by the coding sequence TTGATCTATTTAGTTTTAAGTGTCTTAGCATCTACTCTGATTTTTATCATCTTCAAGTTATTTTCTAAATACCATGTAGATACGCTACAAGCAATTGTTGTAAACTATATAGTAGCTTGTATTTCTGGAATTATAGCATACTCAGAACCAATAGATTTACCCTCTGTATCTGGAAAAGGATGGTTTTACGGAGCAATGATCTTGGGCATAATATTCATATCTGTATTTAACCTAATGGCAATTACTACTCAAAGAAATGGCCTTTCTGTAGCCGCGGTAGCAACCAAAATGAGCTTAGTAATACCCATTGTATTTGGAATTATAGTATACCAAGAGAGCACGGGTATAGTAAAAGTCACAGGTATCCTAATTGCACTTATAGCAGTTTATCTTACTTCGGTTAAAACCACCGAAGGAATTCCTCTAACAAAAAAAAATCTAATCTTTCCATTACTGGTTTTTATCGGAAGTGGGATTATTGATACTAGTATTAAGTTTTTAGAAACACATTATGTGGCTAAAAATGACATCCCGGTTTTCTCGGCTACTATTTTTGGATTTGCCGCAATTGTCGGAATTATTACATTAGTATTCAAAGCAATAACCGGAACATTAAAAATTGCATCTAAAAATATTGTTGCAGGAATTATATTAGGGGTTCCTAATTATTTTTCGATCTATTTCCTAATTCAGGCATTACGCCATGATAGTATGGATAGCTCTACAGTATTCACTATTAACAATGTAGCTATACTTTTGGTTTCAACTCTTGCAGGAATTCTTTTTTTTAAAGAAAAATTAATCCTTAAAAACTGGATAGGCATCACCTTGGCGATTATTAGTATTATTTTGGTTGCCTCTTCTATATAG
- a CDS encoding YigZ family protein gives MEIKDTYKTINIPGKEALFKDRNSKFFGYTFPITTEEEAKHIITDLKKKHHSARHWCYAWKIGVEPFRYRTNDDGEPSNSAGQPIYGQILSFDVTNILIVVVRYFGGVKLGVGGLINAYRTAAQLALETSEIVEKTINIDFVIIFEYKDMNKVMRIIKENTLNITKQDLELNCKIHISVRKKFADKIKDVFSPLYGIEIKKIQG, from the coding sequence GTGGAAATAAAAGACACATATAAAACAATTAATATTCCTGGAAAGGAAGCTCTTTTTAAAGATCGCAATAGCAAATTTTTTGGATACACATTTCCTATTACTACAGAAGAAGAAGCCAAACATATTATTACTGACCTTAAAAAGAAACATCATTCTGCACGACATTGGTGTTATGCCTGGAAAATAGGAGTAGAACCTTTTAGGTATCGCACTAATGATGATGGAGAACCCTCTAATTCTGCCGGCCAACCTATTTATGGTCAGATTCTATCTTTTGATGTCACCAATATATTAATTGTTGTAGTGCGTTATTTTGGAGGTGTAAAATTAGGAGTTGGTGGATTAATTAACGCCTATAGAACAGCAGCCCAGTTAGCACTCGAAACTTCAGAAATAGTTGAAAAAACAATTAATATTGATTTTGTTATTATTTTCGAGTACAAAGACATGAATAAAGTGATGAGAATCATTAAGGAGAACACCCTAAACATCACTAAACAAGATCTTGAATTAAATTGCAAAATTCACATTTCAGTAAGAAAAAAGTTTGCTGACAAAATAAAAGATGTTTTTTCCCCGTTGTATGGTATAGAAATCAAAAAAATACAGGGCTAA